A stretch of Solea senegalensis isolate Sse05_10M linkage group LG10, IFAPA_SoseM_1, whole genome shotgun sequence DNA encodes these proteins:
- the LOC122775523 gene encoding fibroblast growth factor 23-like — translation MRPAFFSLTLTACVCVSVMVDCRPRVQDTEHLPHHHHQHIGGASADTGHFYSELSGSIKRVHRKYLVVLPVTTDTSNIVSIFDLRRQRYLCMNLKKELYVSRHMDKEDCLFQLLSHYDTFYPASGGKLLKLERTKDSSALLHRFPGPLVKRQRRSEEVNPSDPLRTHTLPSHSAKDHKEESLGQPEQDQAGAVSKQTINSCDDPLRVLHSNGPVSPVKTNIADQAEHE, via the exons ATGAGACCGGCGTTCTTCTCGCTCACCCtgactgcctgtgtgtgtgtgtctgtaatggTGGATTGTAGACCAAGGGTCCAGGACACAGAGCATcttccacatcatcatcatcagcacatCGGAGGGGCATCTGCTGACACGGGGCATTTTTACTCTGAACTAAGCGGATCAATAAAACGGGTTCACAGAAAATATCTGG TTGTTTTGCCAGTAACAACAGATACAAGCAACATTGTGTCAATATTTGACTTGAGAAGACAACGGTACCTCTGTATGAACCTAAAGAAAGAGCTGTACGTCTCT AGGCACATGGACAAAGAGGACTGCCTCTTCCAGCTGCTGAGCCACTATGACACGTTTTACCCTGCAAGTGGGGGCAAGCTGCTCAAACTGGAGCGAACTAAAGACTCCTCGGCTCTGCTGCACAGATTCCCGGGTCCCTTGGTAAAGAGGCAGAGAAGGAGCGAGGAGGTGAATCCCTCCGACCCTTTAAGAACACACACGCTTCCCTCACATTCAGCCAAAGACCACAAGGAAGAATCCCTCGGGCAGCCTGAGCAGGACCAGGCCGGCGCCGTGTCCAAGCAGACCATCAACTCTTGTGACGACCCCCTGCGCGTCTTACACTCAAACGGCCCCGTCAGTCCCGTCAAGACTAATATCGCAGACCAGGCAGAACATGAATAA